The Crocosphaera sp. UHCC 0190 DNA segment GTTTATTGGTAATTTAATTTGATATTAATATATTTTTAATTATAATTTATTTAAGTTAAAAATATACATTGAAAAAGATAATGGTTTAGGTTCATAAAACTCTATCAATAGATAATATTCTTAGGGAGAAGTACGATTACTTAGTCTGATTAATAGATAACTGGTTGCTAAAGCTAAAGCGGCTACTGCTAGGGCAATAATATCGGATTTTTCATATTTACCTGGATCAAAAATAATAATTTTTCTGGCTACTGCAATTAAAGCTGTTACGACGACTAATTCAACTTGAACAATATGTTTTCTGAGATAAGCGGTAATATTTTCTAATAATTCTAAGGCAATTAATATATTTAAGAAAAGACCAAAAAGCTCTAAAAGCGTTTTGTTAAAAAATCCTATGGGTTCCGTTGTAAATAAATCTTGACACAAAACAACCATTAAATCAAAAATAGAAACCCCGATTACAATAATTAGGGCAATCGATAAAATTTTAGAAACAATATTTTCAACTAAATGAATAAATTTTAGGAAATTTTCATCTTTAAACATTCTTTTCATAAGTGATAATTTAAATCATAAAATTTTATTATTGTTATGGAAGATAACCAGGAAAAATCATTAATTATTCTCTGTATTTTTCCTGGCTTTTAATAGAAATTACTTGACTAAATCAACTGCTTTGCTTGGTTCAACTGTTGCTTCTTCACTCGATTCCTTAAAGGCAAATCTTAATAAAGGAGGTGCCATAAAAGTTGTGAAAATTACCATCACAATAATCGCCGCATCTAACGCAGGACTTAAGACACCACTTGCTGAACCAATACCCGCAAAAACCAAGCCAACTTCACCCCTAGGAATCATCCCAAAACCAATAGCTAAACGGTTAATTTTTTCTTGCCCTGTGACTACCCATCCAGTAATTACTTTACCGAAAATTGCCACAACCATTAAAAAGGTAGCAATGATTAAACCTTCGCGATTTTCAGGCACAATAGGATTCAAAACCCCTAAATCAACTTTTGCTCCAACACTCACAAAGAAAATAGGAACTAAAATATCAGCAATGGGAATTATTTGTTGATCCAATTCTTTGCGTTTATCCGTCTCATCTAAGACTAACCCTGCGGCAAAAGCTCCTAAAATTGCTTCCAGATGAATCACATTCGCTAAAAAAGCCATTAAGAAGGCAAAAATTAAGGCAGGAATCACTAATTTGCCGCGAGTTTGTAAGCGTTCAGAAATGGCAACAAAAGACTTATTAAAGAACTTTCCTAAGAAAATTGATCCCAGTAAAAAGGCCGTGGCACTAATAATTAAATAGACCACATTCAGCACATCAACGGTTCCCGTTTTCGCTAAACTAGCAACAACAGCTAAGACAATAATGCCTAACACATCGTCAATAACGGCTGCACCGACAATGATTTGACCTTCTTTGGACTTAAGATGACCTAATTCCGAGAGAACCTTAGACGTAATACCGATACTGGTAGCTGTTAACGCAGCCCCGGCAAAAATCGCGGGAATTGCTGGAATACCAAACAATAACATCAGTCCGACGGTTCCTGCCGCAAAGGGGGCCGCTACCCCAACAACAGCCACGATCGCCGCTTGATAGCCTACCCGTTGCAACTCCTTCAAATCCGATTCTAGCCCAATTTCAAACAGGAGGATAATCACCCCTAATTCCGCTAAAACGGAGACAACTTCGCTTTGGGTGTTAAACACTTCCACCACAGCGTCAGGGGTTAAACCAGCAACTAATTGTAAAAAACTTATTAAAACGGAATCCGTTGCTGTTGCGCCACTTTCAGGGAATACTAATAAATGAAGGGCTGAAGCACCGACAAGGACACCACCAACTAATTCCCCTAAAACGGGGGGTAAATTGAGGTATCTTGATAATTCTCCCCCTAATTTACTGGCTAAATAAACAATGACTAAACTGAGTAAAACCCCTGCCAAAATCATTGGGCCATTCTCAGCAGTGGTTTCTGTTGCAAGTAGGGGAAACGGAGCAAAAAATTGAGTCAATGGTGAACCTAGCATCATTGTGTTTAATTATGTGGATAATATGGCGGAAGTCAGACTTGTAATGAGCAATGTCGAAGTAAGTCAGAAGTCGTAGGGGTAGGTTTTTGACAAAACTTGATGATTTTCATACATAAACCAGCCCCACAGAACTTATTTAAGATTGCGATCGCTAGAAGATGTCTGATTAGTTGCGTCAGTATCATTAGCTGTAGAGACGTAAGAACTATCCATCCCCATCTCTTGTTGAATCTGTTCTAAAGTGTATCCTTTAAGTTGAGCAACGGCTAATTGTAAGGCAGCAACGCG contains these protein-coding regions:
- a CDS encoding phosphate-starvation-inducible PsiE family protein, translating into MKRMFKDENFLKFIHLVENIVSKILSIALIIVIGVSIFDLMVVLCQDLFTTEPIGFFNKTLLELFGLFLNILIALELLENITAYLRKHIVQVELVVVTALIAVARKIIIFDPGKYEKSDIIALAVAALALATSYLLIRLSNRTSP
- a CDS encoding cation:proton antiporter, whose amino-acid sequence is MMLGSPLTQFFAPFPLLATETTAENGPMILAGVLLSLVIVYLASKLGGELSRYLNLPPVLGELVGGVLVGASALHLLVFPESGATATDSVLISFLQLVAGLTPDAVVEVFNTQSEVVSVLAELGVIILLFEIGLESDLKELQRVGYQAAIVAVVGVAAPFAAGTVGLMLLFGIPAIPAIFAGAALTATSIGITSKVLSELGHLKSKEGQIIVGAAVIDDVLGIIVLAVVASLAKTGTVDVLNVVYLIISATAFLLGSIFLGKFFNKSFVAISERLQTRGKLVIPALIFAFLMAFLANVIHLEAILGAFAAGLVLDETDKRKELDQQIIPIADILVPIFFVSVGAKVDLGVLNPIVPENREGLIIATFLMVVAIFGKVITGWVVTGQEKINRLAIGFGMIPRGEVGLVFAGIGSASGVLSPALDAAIIVMVIFTTFMAPPLLRFAFKESSEEATVEPSKAVDLVK